The Eleginops maclovinus isolate JMC-PN-2008 ecotype Puerto Natales chromosome 18, JC_Emac_rtc_rv5, whole genome shotgun sequence genome segment CAACGTCCCTACCGGGTCCCACAACAGCTGGTGGAAAAACTGGAGAAAGAGGTGGCGGAGATGTTGAAGCTTGGGGTGATTGAGCATTCCAACTCGGAGTGGTGCAGTCCAGTGGTCATTGTCTTCAAAAAGGATGGGTCTCTCCGgatatgtattgatttcaggaagCTCAATGCCATCTCGGAGTTTGACGCCTACCCCATGCCAAGAATTGATGACTTGCTGGAGAAGATCGGAGCTGCCAAGTACATCACCACCCTCGATCTGTGTAAGGGATACTGGCAGGTGCCGCTGGAGGAGTCGTGCCGGCCATACACAGCGTTCAGAACACCAGCTGGACTTTTCCAGTTTACAGTGATGCCATTTGGACTGCATGGAGCCCCAGCCACCTTCCAGAGACTGATGAACAGAGTCCTCCAGGGTTGTGACAACTGCAGCGCAGCTTATCTGGATGATGTGGTGATCTTCAGCAACACATGGGCGGAGCATACCCAGCACCTATCACTGGTCCTGGGAAGGATTCAGAAGGCTGGGTTGACACTCAACCCTTCCAAGTGTGAGTGGGCACGGCAGGAGACACGGTACCTGGGATACCAACTCGGAAGAGGAGAGGTGCGGCCGCAAGTGGATAAGGTGGAAGCTATCCAAAACTGCCCTCGACCTCGCACCAAGAGGGAGGTAAGGTCCTTCCTGGGATTGGCTGGCTGGTACAGACGGTTCGTGCCCCAGTTTGCAACCATTGCAGCCCCACTAACAGCCCTGACCTGTAAGGAACAGAGGAACCCAGTAACCTGGTCAGACGACTGTGAAGCAGCCTTCTGCACCTTAAAAGCCTACCTGTGTTCTTCCCCTGTCCTAAAGAGTCCGGACTTCAACCAACCATTTCTGGTACAGGTGGACGCCTCCACAGTCGGCCTTGGAGCAGTCCTGGCCCAAGGGGACCCTGGAGAGGAACATCCAATCCTGTACCTAAGCCGCAAGCTGCAGCCACGCGAGACCAGGTATTCTACGGTGGAACAAGAGGGCCTGGCCATAAAGTGGGCACTGGAAAGCCTGCAGTACTACttgcgacataagattttcattgccaacatatacgctgtatctgctgtgcatatgacaaataaaaccttgaaacctgctTGGGCGGGAGTTTGATCTGGAAACTGACCACAGAGCTCTCACCTGGATCAACTCCATGAAGGACCACAACAGCCGCCTTACCCGATGGTACCTCTCACTACAGCCTTTCAAGTTCACCATCCGACACCGATCGGGCAAGACCAATGTTGTGGCAGATTACCTTTCCAGGTTGCCGCACATCGCCAACCtaggggaggagggggataatgtgacggagcggctctgtcactgaccggctctgtcacatgctgcagcgcatacacacacacatacacatacacgttcacattcacacacattccctgttcccttccgttcttgcatgcttggttgacaaacctcactattataactgttttctcctctgtgttagtagcgcgaccatgggtgcacacttggccgttctcgttgcatttaagcatacatttacacaaacctgattttagacggacatttcttcaagtgtgggaggcatatgcaccaccgtctcctcttccggcaagagtggctggcaagacgggcgcaccatttctcccggttaagtagtgaattctcgcgcgcttgcgagatgaaactattggtggtatgagaaagttaagcccagtgggaggggctatacagttaaaaggggctgGTTTGGCCTGGGACGGGgttcagtctggggaagctacagagcaggtagcacctGTAAAGCCCAGTGAGAGTTGGTTTAAGCGTTATGATATGTCAGAGTTAATGAGGAactccatttgttgtgaataCTTGTGTTACagggtaaactatttatgtttccagtctttttccactattttcattttttgttgtaaatagttgtttttcactttgggagaccggcaaaataaaataacgtcactacttctccgactatgcctgtgtttgtggaggtatgaagtagaaccccgctacatatggtacacacacacgcacgcactcacacacacacacacacacacacacacacacacacacacacacacacacacacacacatctgtctgtTCTGCATCCTCTCCAGCTGTGAGACTGTGTTTCTCTTCCAGCTCCGGCTAAAGACATCGAGGCTGCGTTTACCGGCGGTAagagcactcacacacacacacacacacacacacattaatcacAGTGAGGATCATCAGGAACACACAGCCGCTCCGAACAACTCATCACCGCGTTTGGACAGAACCTTTCAACAGCAAgatatcttttttattgtacaGGCTACGTTGAGTTCTGGTGTGAAAATGCACAAATCAGATTGTTGAGACTTTAATCGTTATTTAAGATGAAAGACTTTTTACAATGTGCGGAGGCCAAACCTAGCATGCTACATCACCGGCACCAGCAAGAAAATAGAACTCAAAAGCACAAGCAGACCATGTGGAGTTTTCACAAAGTTTTCCAAATATGGGCAGATGTAGACCGGATGTGGTCCCATCTGCGCATGCTTTAACTTGCCGGTTGGTAGGATCAGTTTTTTGACTGGTGAAGCTGAGCTGTTGTTTACCTAGCATGTGTAACGTATGTTCGAGTGCTTGGTGAAATAAACCGTGTAAAAGACAGATCGGATTCCCGTGCTTGAATAGGACACTGTTTCACCAGTAGAAAACCCCCTTTTGCGGTGGGAAGTATTAGATTCAAGTAGTTCATTTAATAAAACCGTACAGACCAGTTTGAGTCTTTGATGcaaaaaaaggctaaaatccaaaataaaCTGAGAGCTGAAGCAACGACAGAAAACGCCTAATATTTACGACTGTAGCCCTTCCTAGTTTTCCgctcctcttctcctccgcTTCCCTCTTGCTGACATCGATGAGTCAAGAAGGCAAAAATGAGAGAAGTAAGAAAGGCCTTATGAGTCACACTAAGGGTTCCCCTGGACCGCTTCCTCTTCCTCGCACCGACCAAGGCAACAGCAAAGGGTAAATATCCGTGGTTATTTGAGGGACAGCTGAGAGTCATTGAGGGAAGGCAGGTGTTCAACAGGGAGGGGAACACATCaggtgagggagggaggcgaTTAGCCAGGATGTGACAAAACCAtaatctgcaaaacaaaactaacatgTTCCAAAtatctgtcttcttcttcttcttcttcttcttcttcttcttcttcttcttcttcttcttcttcttcttcttcttcttcttctcctcctcctcctcctcctcctcctcctcctcctcctcctcctccttctctcggCACCAAACGGGGactcctgcagctctgaagGTAAGACAGAGTTGTATTCTCCCATTTGAAACTACAACCTGCTTTTAATAGGTTGAATACAACCTTAATGTTTGACGTTCAACCCTAAATATTTAAGTCCCTATTAACATCAAATACTGATGGTTTTTCAGCAGAAATAGAACAGATTTTCTGAATGTTTCGTTTCCACTTAAAACGGATCTTTAAATCGATGATAAAATGTGTCAAAGTTTCCCAAGAATTTTGAAATATCGTTCcgaccatagactgtatatatagacaGTCTATGGTTCCGACTTCAGGATGTGTTAAAGCCAATTTTCCCAAGTGGAAACtcatgaatgcagcacaaaagCCCTGTTTCGCAATCTTAATGGAAGTGGAACATCAGCTGTTCCACTTCCATTCAGATATGTTTATACATTTATGAAGTCCTCCTTGCTCCGTAATGCTGCTCACAGACAAAACATAACCTTCTTGATGGAGGAATTCAGAGCGTCACGTTGTGGGATAGTTGATACAGCGTCAATTAAAAAGTTGGATCAGTTGAAAGGTGTTTGGAGTGACGTTAACCGTAAACAGGAAGTTGTGAAAGTGACCCTCTTGTTGTCGTGCAGCCGGCGGGCAGCGAGGGCGAGCTGATGGCGGAGACTCTGAACtctgcaggcagcagcagcaccatcGCCTCCTCCGTCATCGAGGTGGAGAACCAGAGGACGGAACCGGGGCCGACTCAGCCAGCAGCTCTGAGACCGGGCCGACAGGAAGAGGTACTTCACTCTGAGAGGGAGGAGGCGGGACTGTAGGTCACATTAGATCAGAGAAGACAGGAGATTTACAGATAGATGTGGGGGGACGCTGTGGCTTGagactcacactcacacacacacacacacacacacacacacacacacacataaacacacacacagttcttaAGATTTGTGACTCTTATTGGACTTGTCAGACGCCTTCTGCaaaattattttactttttcccaagaaaaactacttttaatgcaaacaggcgtgtgtgtgtgtgtgtgtgtgtgtgtgtgtgtgtgtgtgtgtgtgtgtgtgtgtgtgtgtgtgtgtgtgtgtgtgtgtgtgtgtgtgtgtgtgtgtgtgtgtgtgtgtgtgtgtgtgtgtgtgtgtgtgtgtgtgtgcggggggatgtgtgtgtttctaaattCTTATGAACTGATTGCTTCAGTAGAAATGTGTTCCCAAAGACTGGGTTGGATGTGTGTCAGCCGGAAGTCAGGCTGAGGGAAACCGTCATGGGGGAGTGTTTTCTCCCCTTCAGATTTTATTTGAGAGACTTAAAATAAAACGGCTGCTTGTTTTTATTCACCCACTTTTTTGTTCTCCATTTTTTTGCCCGattgaggaggaggatgacgaGGAGATGCCCCCCCTCTGCCCTCCTCCCACCCTGTCCATCACAGAGGAGATCCTCGAATTCATCAACCAGAGCCGAGCCAGGGAGGGGCTGACCGCCATCCACAGCGACCCCCCCGTGAGAAAACCCTTTACTAGACATGTTGATCTGTGTGtgacctgctggccactccccgcaccagattgcgAGAGGGGACggggccttctctgccaatgctcccacactctggaacagtcgaccactccacgtccgctctgcccaatccCTGCCcgtgttcaaaaagcacctcgaaacatttctctgcactaagtcctttgatccctaacccccactccccttttctcctccctatctgtaaagcgaccttgggtaccatgaaaggcgctgtataagttgaagttattattattatcagctGGTCTGTTATCAATGAAGACATAAGAAATCAATCCAAGGCGAAGCATGTAGAAACGCTTATTCCCATCATGGCCCCTGATGGTATTAAAGGAAAGGACAGACAGTCACACCAAATCCAAAACGAGCAAATTAAACAAAGATATCCAATTCAGTTTAGCCATTTTTTGAATGTTTGAGTCCTTTTTTTAGTGTCAgattttatgcttttattttgaatcttttttttttgttcaaatgatCTAAGATTTAGCTCCTTAATTAACCCCGGAAACGTTTGTCATAAAAAGGTTAAAGAAATGCGTCTCCATGAATATGTTCAACTCAtttgaagaaaacatgtttgttggATGTAATTACcttctggaaaagaaaatggGGACACCAAAACCATAATGATTGATCCACTGGGCACCATGAGAGATTGATGGACCGACAAATCATCAAAGCTCTTtagacaaacaaaagaaagaacataCTCGACTGGTTATTGTTGAAGCTTTGTCAAAGAATATTGATTTCAAAGATGCTACTTTTTATATATTGCATACTATTGATCTGATTCAAAGGGTCTGCTATAGAACTGCTCcttgtacatttaaaacactaaCATCTTGCTTTTCTGTCAGGAGCAGGTCCTGGATCAGCCCAAAGAGTGTCCTTCTCCAGACCAGACCAACTTCACCTGCCCACTGCCCCCAGTCGCATGCCCCTCCAGTCCAGAACAAATACCCACAAGGCAACTGGAGCAGGAAGTGGTGGAGGAAACAGCAGAGATGGAGGACGACAGCACCCTCCAGAGTCAGACCGAAGACCTCAGCGAGGAACACAAAGCTCACAACGAGACGACTACGAATGAAGTCCAAGAAACTCCAAGGGAAGTGGGAAAGGATGTGGAGGCCGATGACGAGTCCCAAGGAGAAGTGgtagaaaaagaggaagaagaggagagaactagggaggaagatgaagaggtgAACTTAAAGTTAGATCCGACTCCCTGCATCTTAGCAAAGGAAGAAAGCATTCAATCACAGAGGGAAGAGCAGGGGTCCACCACTTCCCTCCCTAACCCAAATCCCCCTATCCAGAGATGCCAGCTGCCCACCAGGACCTCCCACCTCACCAAGCGCGACAAGAAGATCATCGAAAAGATCCGGAGTTACTACGAGGCAGCAGCCGAGGCCGAGGAGGACGAGCTGCAGGAGGCAGATGAAGAGGGAGAAGGAGTGGAGTCCACAAGGAGGAACAGTTTTTCACAGATCCCGTCGGGCTTGGTGAAGACGTCGGTGTCGCGCTTCGATGTGAACGGCCACCAGGAGGAGCCAGACAGCGCAGGGTCTAGAACCACTGAAGCAATAGAAGCAGAGATGGAGCCCCAGTCCCCGATTAGTTCTGTCTCTTCCCCGACTCACCTTTCAGGGGATGCAGGAAATGACGGACAGGCAGATAATCCAATGAGCTCCTTGGAGTTTGATGCACAGGGCCCACTGTCTTCTGTGATGCACGACGAGGAGCAAGAAGATCTAACTCTAGAGTCAAATCGAGACGTTCCTGTTGGAGAAGAGGCGATCATACGGGACAATGAAGAGGAAGTCTGCAAGAAACCATTGGAACAAGGACTTGAGgaacagcaggaagaggagacgAGTGTTGTAGCTACTCAGGAGCCGGGGATACATTCACCACAGTCAAGTCTTACCGACACGTGTGGAGAGGAATCCATCAAAACCAGTGCTGACAACCAAGTGCTTGTGAATGGGTATGCACCTAATCCAGCGCAACCAAGTGGAAGCAAAAAAGAACCCTCTCAACCTCTGCCGACTCCAGAAACATGTCAAAGAACTGAGACTCAAGAGTCCACTTTGACTAGAACCAAACAAAGAGACCTAGAAAAGACCATTGGAAACCTCGAGAGTCTTCCCAGTCAGATTAAAGTGGGCCGATGGTCCCGCCACTCCAGGATTGTCAGCGCTAACCGGGTCTTATTTGAGGGCATGGGATCGGACGTGGCCGGGATCGGGTTGTTTGAGGCGAGCCCCGTAGTGGACCCCATGCTGATGGAGAACTCAGAGCGCATTCTGAGCAAGGTCCAAACCATCGCTCGGATGTATAGCGCCAAAGCCAGCACCATGAAGGTCCCACTGCACCAGAAACGAGCCAGCGGTGCCTGGAACCAATCATGGAGCTCCGGTCGACTGTCTGGACGTTCAGATCAGAACCAAACTGAAAGCAGGGTCAATGTGCAAGCTCAAACACAGGCAGCCAAGTACAGGCAGCCGACACAGAACCAAATGGAAGTAAACCAGTCGTACAACCACTCAGAGACCAAATATGGAACCCAAAATCAGTCCAGGAACAAATTCCAGAGCCAAACCGAAAGTAGTCATCAAACCCAGATGCGAACTCACAGCCAGGTGCAGAGTCAGAGCCAGAACCAGACCAAGACTTACAGCCAGCACCAGACCAAGACTTACAGCCAGCACCAGACCCAGACTTACAGCCAGCACCAGACCCAGAACCTGACCCGGGAGGACCAAACCATCCAGGAGGAGAGGACCATAAAGAGAGCAGAGAGCCTGACAAGTGGTGGGTTTGGCTTAACTTCCTCCTAAGAAACAACAGTTGGGTTTTCTTGGAGATTCATTAAtttcagatcagatcagaaccTACCTTTCTACCTACCTTCCTACCcaccctccttccttccttctttcctacCTGCCTATTTAACTACTTATCTACCGACCTAGAATGAAAGAGGCATCTGCTACTGTATTTCAGTCTGTGTGTCTTCCTACTTTCTATTCCCGCACTAAGAGCCCTGCTGCGACATGACTAATAACTCCCCCAACAGCTTTGTTCTGTGTCCTCTTGGAAAGACAAATAAGCACATTCATTCCCATGAAAAATGCCGTAGGGGAAAGTTATTGGCTCAATCTCATTTGCAGTAGCGTAAACAGGCCATCTGGATAGACAGGCCTCCTTTAAGTGTGGTGCTATGGGCTCATACTGGATGAGTCACTTTGAAGTAAACAGTGTAATAAAGAACAATAGGGAATAGggtaattattttaattgatgAATGTACAACAATTATGAAGCTCTCCTCAAAGCCACCACACAGACGCAGTCATTTCCACTCAATGGTTGTAGAAGAACAACCACAAACCTCGAGCAAAAccacctttttttaaaccttcaGCTGTTGCAAAAGTAACCAAACCATCATGTTATTATAATAATGCCTTTCATAAATCAAAGACGCTTCACAACAATCCTCAGACAAGGATAACATTTAGCAATAAACCCCCTTCATCACAAGGGCATCAATCACACTTTAAAAGCTGGTCTAAAAACGagtttttgtcagtgttttgacGGTGGGGGGGTCAGTACAGTCTCTGATCTGTAGTGGGAGTGAGGTTCAGAGGGTGGGGGGCAGCGAGGGAGAAGGCCCCCAGGTCCGGTGCTTGGTTGGTGTGGAGATAGACAGGAGGTTCTGATGAGCGAAGACTGCAGGAAGGGGTGAGGTTCGAGGGGGCCTGGGTGTTGAGGGATTTGTGGGTCAGGAGGGGGTTTTCATATGTATTTGTTGACGGACAGGGAGCCAGTGTAGGTTCTAAAGGAAGGGGGTGATTTGGTCTTGGGTCGGGGTGTGGGGTTCTGGATGTGTTGGAGTCTGTTGAGGTTGCTGGCTGATGAGCCGTACAGGGGGCTGTTACAGTAGTCCGGTGTTGACGTGATGAATGCATGGATTagggtttatttatattgaccATTTCAGacacaattcaaagtgcttGACATCGGCAATAACACACAACGAACAAGAACAAAACCAATCTGAAATGCAATGATAAGGACCTCTAGAGCCGCATTAAAGAGCAACGCTTCCGCCTCGATTCAAAGAACAACCATTTCCATTTGGAAAGGAGTCCGTCGCCTTCTTTGTCCCTTTTTTCAAATCATTCAAACACACGTTAATGTTGGTGTAAAACGAGAACTATGTATTTGTTCTCTGTGGTTTTCCTCCAGACGTCCAGGAGACGGTGGTGGCCCCCTGCGACCCTCTGCTCATCGGTCGTGTGTTTGTGAAAGAGGATCAAAGCGCAGCCTGTCAGAACCTATCAAACGTCTTCACCCTGTCCAGGCCGCGGGACTTCATCTCCGCTTTGACCAAAGACTCCAGCGCGACCCTAACGCAAAACCAGGAAGATCCTTCTGAGCAGAGGCAGAAAACACAGAGGTGAGTGCATCGTATTTACAGAACTTCACAGAAGTCCTTTGAAGCTGCTATATAGATTACCCTCGGCTGAATCTACAGGATCTGTCATTTATTATGTGGCTCTTTgactttctttgtctctctttgtctgaaATGTCCTTTGTTAACCTTAGCTTTaagtgacaaaaaaacaagactagCTCAACTTCTCTGCCAAGCATAACTCTTTTATAATATTTGCAGTCCTTACTGAAGACTTGAAGTGGCAAGAGTGACTATAACTCTGTATCACTGTAATCTAAACGGCCAGAATCGGCCAATTTCCCAGCCGTAG includes the following:
- the LOC134880429 gene encoding uncharacterized protein LOC134880429; translated protein: MFQISVFFFFFFFFFFFFFFFFFFFFFFFFSSSSSSSSSSSSSSSFSRHQTGTPAALKPAGSEGELMAETLNSAGSSSTIASSVIEVENQRTEPGPTQPAALRPGRQEEEEDDEEMPPLCPPPTLSITEEILEFINQSRAREGLTAIHSDPPEQVLDQPKECPSPDQTNFTCPLPPVACPSSPEQIPTRQLEQEVVEETAEMEDDSTLQSQTEDLSEEHKAHNETTTNEVQETPREVGKDVEADDESQGEVVEKEEEEERTREEDEEVNLKLDPTPCILAKEESIQSQREEQGSTTSLPNPNPPIQRCQLPTRTSHLTKRDKKIIEKIRSYYEAAAEAEEDELQEADEEGEGVESTRRNSFSQIPSGLVKTSVSRFDVNGHQEEPDSAGSRTTEAIEAEMEPQSPISSVSSPTHLSGDAGNDGQADNPMSSLEFDAQGPLSSVMHDEEQEDLTLESNRDVPVGEEAIIRDNEEEVCKKPLEQGLEEQQEEETSVVATQEPGIHSPQSSLTDTCGEESIKTSADNQVLVNGYAPNPAQPSGSKKEPSQPLPTPETCQRTETQESTLTRTKQRDLEKTIGNLESLPSQIKVGRWSRHSRIVSANRVLFEGMGSDVAGIGLFEASPVVDPMLMENSERILSKVQTIARMYSAKASTMKVPLHQKRASGAWNQSWSSGRLSGRSDQNQTESRVNVQAQTQAAKYRQPTQNQMEVNQSYNHSETKYGTQNQSRNKFQSQTESSHQTQMRTHSQVQSQSQNQTKTYSQHQTKTYSQHQTQTYSQHQTQNLTREDQTIQEERTIKRAESLTSDVQETVVAPCDPLLIGRVFVKEDQSAACQNLSNVFTLSRPRDFISALTKDSSATLTQNQEDPSEQRQKTQRSEQSGGCHVYSVCQHSTSEPNPSAFNIPECEISKYKQDLPTFTEDVLSVPAGPEYCHELSTAEPGDQYQRETPFLAEGGSDNPDVSGGPKNDGPQNKPKRDSLSNTRMVLQGSSVIFAGEKPYYGQPSHTSFDPSQVHRVTETSEDRRARAPSHGPPRIQTQNQIQPDPGLLRCRPSTICQRSPARGLTTFPPLRANGLRLTPV